The Proteus vulgaris genome has a segment encoding these proteins:
- the xseA_2 gene encoding exodeoxyribonuclease VII large subunit produces the protein MLLNWLNHRKECDVLIVGRGGGSLEDLWAFNDERVARAIFASEIPIVSAVGHETDVTIADFIADLRAPTPSAAAELISRNKLELLRQLQSQQQRLEMAMDYYLAKKLRAITQLHHRLQQQHPHLRLARQQNVLASTQQRLISSFQRLLQTKQHQQVQLQKRLNYQAPNSKNSSITSPTTAVDLPYARKYFTTAISST, from the coding sequence ATGCTATTGAACTGGCTAAACCATCGTAAAGAGTGTGACGTTTTAATTGTCGGTCGTGGCGGTGGCTCATTAGAAGATCTCTGGGCATTTAATGATGAACGTGTTGCTCGTGCTATTTTTGCCAGCGAAATTCCTATTGTGAGTGCAGTTGGCCATGAGACCGACGTTACTATTGCCGATTTTATTGCCGACCTTAGGGCCCCAACGCCTTCTGCAGCTGCTGAGTTAATCAGTCGTAATAAACTTGAACTATTACGCCAATTGCAATCTCAACAACAACGCCTTGAAATGGCAATGGATTACTATTTAGCGAAAAAGCTTCGCGCAATAACACAACTCCATCATCGTTTACAACAACAGCACCCTCATTTGCGCCTTGCTCGTCAGCAAAATGTTTTAGCCTCAACACAACAGCGCTTAATTTCTAGTTTTCAGCGACTATTACAAACTAAGCAACATCAACAGGTACAATTACAAAAACGTCTTAATTACCAAGCACCTAACTCAAAAAATTCAAGCATTACTTCGCCAACAACAGCTGTTGATCTACCGTATGCGAGAAAGTATTTCACAACAGCTATCTCGTCAACGTGA
- the guaA gene encoding GMP synthase has protein sequence MTANIHNHRILILDFGSQYTQLIARRIREIGVYCELWAWDVTEEQIREFNPNGIILSGGPESTTEDDSPRAPEYVFNAGVPVLGICYGMQTMSMQLGGDVEVSGEREFGYSQVEIRETCALFRDIQDSVSEDGKPLLDVWMSHGDKVTAIPSDFVTVASTETCPFAIMANEEKRFYGVQFHPEVTHTHQGLAILKRFVLDICGCDALWTSAAIIEDTVARLKEQIGDDHVILALSGGVDSSVTALLLNRAIGKRLTCVFVDNGLLRLNEAEQVMEMFKGKFDLNIIHVEAEDRFLAALKGESDPEKKRKIIGHSFIEIFDEEAVKQPQVKWLAQGTIYPDVIESAASATGKAHVIKSHHNVGGLPDDMKLGLVEPLKELFKDEVRKIGLELGLPYDMLYRHPFPGPGLGVRVLGEIKKEYCDLLRRADVIFIEELHKADLYNKVSQAFTVFLPVRSVGVMGDGRKYDWVVSLRAVETVDFMTAHWAHLPYDFLGRVSNRIINEVGGISRVVYDISGKPPATIEWE, from the coding sequence ATGACAGCAAATATCCATAATCATCGCATTCTTATCCTTGATTTCGGTTCACAGTATACGCAGCTTATTGCTCGTCGTATTCGTGAAATCGGTGTTTATTGTGAACTCTGGGCATGGGATGTAACCGAAGAGCAAATTCGTGAATTTAATCCTAATGGTATTATTTTGTCTGGTGGTCCTGAAAGTACGACAGAAGATGACAGCCCTCGTGCACCAGAATACGTATTTAATGCAGGCGTTCCAGTACTAGGCATTTGTTATGGCATGCAAACGATGTCGATGCAATTAGGTGGCGATGTCGAAGTTTCTGGTGAGCGTGAATTTGGTTATTCACAAGTTGAGATCCGTGAAACCTGTGCATTATTCCGCGATATTCAAGACTCAGTAAGTGAAGATGGCAAACCATTATTAGATGTATGGATGAGCCACGGCGACAAAGTAACTGCTATCCCTTCAGATTTCGTCACAGTCGCAAGCACTGAAACCTGCCCGTTTGCAATTATGGCCAATGAAGAAAAACGTTTCTATGGTGTTCAATTCCACCCAGAAGTGACACATACTCACCAAGGCTTAGCTATTTTAAAACGTTTTGTTTTAGATATCTGTGGTTGTGATGCATTATGGACTTCGGCTGCAATCATTGAAGACACCGTTGCTCGTTTGAAAGAGCAAATTGGTGATGATCACGTTATTTTAGCGTTATCAGGTGGTGTTGATTCATCTGTTACCGCGTTACTCTTAAATCGAGCAATTGGCAAGCGTTTAACTTGCGTATTTGTTGATAATGGTTTGCTGCGTCTAAATGAAGCAGAACAAGTGATGGAAATGTTTAAAGGTAAGTTTGACCTTAACATTATCCATGTTGAAGCTGAAGATCGCTTCTTGGCTGCACTGAAAGGTGAAAGTGATCCAGAGAAAAAACGCAAAATAATTGGTCATTCTTTTATTGAGATTTTCGATGAAGAAGCGGTTAAACAGCCACAAGTTAAATGGTTAGCGCAAGGTACTATTTACCCAGATGTCATTGAATCCGCGGCATCTGCAACGGGTAAAGCACACGTGATTAAATCACATCATAACGTGGGTGGCTTACCTGATGACATGAAATTGGGTTTAGTTGAGCCATTAAAAGAGCTATTTAAAGATGAAGTTCGTAAAATTGGCCTAGAGTTAGGTTTACCTTACGATATGCTTTATCGTCATCCATTCCCAGGCCCAGGTTTAGGGGTTCGTGTATTAGGTGAGATCAAAAAAGAGTACTGTGATTTATTACGTCGAGCGGATGTTATTTTTATTGAAGAACTGCATAAAGCTGATTTATATAACAAGGTCAGTCAGGCGTTTACTGTGTTCTTACCTGTACGTTCAGTCGGTGTAATGGGTGATGGCCGTAAATATGATTGGGTCGTTTCATTACGCGCAGTTGAGACGGTAGACTTTATGACGGCACATTGGGCACATTTACCGTATGACTTCTTAGGACGTGTTTCTAACCGTATTATCAATGAAGTAGGCGGAATTTCCCGTGTTGTGTATGATATCAGTGGTAAACCACCAGCAACGATTGAGTGGGAATAA
- the guaB_3 gene encoding inosine 5'-monophosphate dehydrogenase, whose protein sequence is MTPKDRLVTVQEGEARDIVMQKMHEKRVEKALVVDNHFHLKGMITVKDFKKAERKPNACKDEHGRLRVGAACWCGSR, encoded by the coding sequence ATGACACCTAAAGATCGCTTAGTAACCGTTCAAGAAGGTGAAGCCCGCGATATCGTTATGCAAAAAATGCATGAGAAACGCGTAGAAAAAGCGTTAGTGGTTGATAATCACTTTCACCTGAAAGGTATGATCACAGTAAAAGATTTTAAAAAAGCAGAACGTAAACCTAATGCTTGTAAAGACGAACATGGGCGTTTACGCGTTGGTGCTGCTTGTTGGTGCGGGAGCAGGTAA
- the guaB_1 gene encoding inosine 5'-monophosphate dehydrogenase — protein MLSAAMDTVTEAPLAIALAQEGGIGFIHKNMSIERQAEEVRRVKKHEKWCGH, from the coding sequence ATGCTTTCTGCTGCAATGGATACTGTGACTGAAGCGCCTTTAGCTATCGCATTAGCTCAAGAAGGTGGAATTGGCTTTATCCACAAAAACATGTCAATCGAACGCCAAGCTGAAGAAGTTCGTCGTGTGAAAAAACATGAAAAGTGGTGTGGTCACTGA
- the guaB_5 gene encoding inosine 5'-monophosphate dehydrogenase: protein MLWWVQCLQAQKNLQAKSNYSKVVLINPYRGMGSLGAMSKGSSDRYFQTDNAADKLVPEGIEGRVAYKGLLKTIVHQQMGGLRSCMGLTGCATIKELNTKAEFVRISGAGIQESHVHDVTITKESPNYRLGM, encoded by the coding sequence GTGTTATGGTGGGTTCAATGTTTGCAGGCACAGAAGAATCTCCAGGCGAAATCGAACTATTCCAAGGTCGTTCTTATAAATCCATACCGTGGCATGGGTTCATTAGGCGCGATGTCTAAAGGTTCATCAGACCGTTATTTCCAAACTGATAATGCAGCAGACAAATTAGTCCCAGAAGGTATAGAAGGTCGTGTTGCTTATAAAGGTTTATTAAAAACTATTGTTCACCAACAAATGGGCGGTTTACGTTCGTGCATGGGTTTAACAGGTTGTGCAACTATTAAAGAATTAAATACTAAAGCTGAATTTGTTCGCATCAGCGGTGCGGGCATTCAGGAAAGCCATGTTCATGATGTTACTATTACAAAAGAATCACCTAATTATCGCTTAGGTATGTAA
- the ptrB gene encoding protease II (oligopeptidase B) — MLIATKKRMTLKLTSAIMALLISATPALAQNQKDSLVMPPKANKVPHVMTDHGDTRTDNYYWLRDDSRKDPKVLDYLNAENAYTESVMKEGKALEETLFNEMVSRMAQNDESVPYIYNGYTYRTIYQEGKDFPIYQRKPVNSEGEWEVLVDGNERAKGHEFYQLGDLTISPDNKRIAIAEDKEGRRNYNVAYKDLSDNTWEENVLTNISANLVWANDSKTLFYVDKDPQTLLPYQIYRHQYGTDRKQDVKIFEENDDRFYTWMGKSKSEDYILVSIESSTTSESRLIDANAPEKPMVIFSARQEGREYDIDHFNGEFYIRSNHESELFGLYKTASIDKPWETVIAPQKEVDLEGFDLFNRWLVVEERKQGLVSLRQIDWKTGQSTNVTFDDPVYMAWLGFNPQADSEELRFGYTSMTTPSSTYQWNMQTHQKQLLKQQEVKGFERDLYESERIWVKAQDGVEVPVSLVYRKDLFKKGENPILIYGYGSYGSSIDPSFSSPRLSLLDRGFVYALVHVRGGGELGKRWYNQGKMEHKVNTFTDFIDATKYLIAEGYGAPKHVYAMGGSAGGLLMGAVVNMAPELYRGVVSQVPFVDVLTTMLDASIPLTTGEYEEWGNPADKDVYFRLKSYSPYDNIVAKAYPHLLVTTGLHDSQVQYWEPAKWVAKLRELKTDNNLLLLDTNMSAGHGGKSGRFNRLRDTAKEYAFILMLEQPEVYFKAQNIK, encoded by the coding sequence ATGTTAATCGCAACAAAAAAACGGATGACGTTGAAATTAACGAGTGCGATTATGGCATTGTTAATTTCAGCAACACCTGCATTGGCTCAAAATCAGAAGGACTCCCTAGTGATGCCACCAAAAGCGAATAAAGTACCTCATGTGATGACAGATCATGGAGATACACGTACCGATAATTATTATTGGCTACGAGATGATTCACGCAAAGATCCTAAAGTGCTTGATTATCTGAATGCTGAAAATGCTTATACCGAATCAGTGATGAAAGAAGGTAAAGCTCTTGAAGAAACACTCTTCAATGAGATGGTTAGCCGTATGGCTCAAAACGATGAGTCAGTGCCTTATATTTATAATGGCTATACTTATCGTACAATTTATCAAGAAGGTAAAGATTTCCCTATTTATCAGCGTAAACCAGTGAATAGTGAAGGTGAATGGGAAGTTCTTGTTGATGGAAACGAACGTGCCAAAGGGCATGAGTTCTATCAATTAGGTGATTTGACCATTAGCCCAGATAACAAACGCATTGCCATTGCAGAAGATAAAGAAGGGCGCAGAAACTACAATGTTGCCTATAAAGATTTATCGGATAACACATGGGAAGAGAATGTGTTAACCAATATTTCAGCAAACTTAGTATGGGCAAATGATAGTAAAACACTCTTTTATGTGGATAAAGATCCGCAAACGCTACTACCTTATCAAATCTATCGCCATCAATATGGCACTGATCGTAAGCAAGATGTCAAAATCTTCGAAGAAAATGACGATCGCTTTTATACCTGGATGGGTAAAAGTAAATCTGAAGACTATATTTTGGTCTCTATTGAAAGTTCAACCACCTCAGAATCTCGTTTAATTGACGCTAATGCACCAGAAAAACCCATGGTTATCTTTTCTGCACGTCAAGAAGGACGTGAATATGATATCGATCATTTTAATGGCGAGTTCTATATTCGTTCGAATCATGAAAGTGAATTATTTGGTCTTTATAAAACGGCCTCAATTGATAAGCCTTGGGAAACCGTCATTGCACCACAAAAAGAGGTTGATTTAGAAGGTTTTGATCTCTTTAATCGCTGGTTGGTTGTGGAAGAAAGAAAACAAGGTTTAGTGTCATTGCGTCAAATTGATTGGAAAACAGGTCAATCAACCAATGTCACGTTTGACGATCCTGTTTATATGGCATGGTTAGGATTTAATCCTCAAGCAGATAGTGAAGAGCTTCGTTTTGGTTATACGTCCATGACAACGCCTTCTTCAACTTACCAATGGAATATGCAAACGCATCAAAAGCAATTGCTTAAACAGCAAGAAGTAAAAGGTTTTGAACGTGATTTATATGAAAGTGAACGTATCTGGGTAAAAGCACAAGACGGTGTTGAAGTTCCAGTGTCATTGGTTTATCGCAAAGACTTATTTAAGAAAGGTGAAAATCCTATCTTAATTTATGGTTATGGCTCTTATGGGAGTAGCATTGATCCTTCATTTAGCTCACCTCGCTTAAGTTTATTAGACAGAGGGTTTGTCTATGCACTTGTGCATGTGCGTGGAGGCGGGGAATTAGGTAAGCGTTGGTATAACCAAGGAAAAATGGAACATAAAGTTAATACTTTTACAGACTTTATTGATGCCACTAAATATCTAATTGCCGAAGGTTATGGAGCACCTAAACACGTTTATGCCATGGGAGGGAGCGCGGGTGGATTATTGATGGGCGCCGTTGTGAATATGGCACCTGAGTTATACCGTGGTGTGGTATCTCAAGTTCCATTTGTTGATGTTTTGACAACCATGCTCGATGCTTCAATTCCGTTAACAACAGGGGAATATGAAGAATGGGGAAATCCTGCGGATAAAGACGTTTATTTCCGCCTAAAATCATATAGTCCATACGACAATATCGTTGCTAAAGCTTATCCTCATTTACTCGTCACAACAGGATTACATGATTCACAAGTGCAATATTGGGAGCCTGCAAAATGGGTTGCTAAATTACGTGAATTAAAAACAGATAATAACCTACTATTACTTGATACTAATATGAGTGCAGGGCATGGTGGTAAATCAGGACGTTTTAATCGCTTACGCGATACTGCAAAAGAATATGCCTTTATTCTGATGTTAGAACAACCTGAAGTCTATTTTAAAGCTCAAAATATAAAATAG
- the xseA_1 gene encoding exodeoxyribonuclease VII large subunit, producing the protein MRESISQQLSRQREQFAISCSRLESVSPLATLSRGYTISETASGEVLKNTKQVKVGDPLKTRVEDGWITSEVVKKQKIRAKRKTTAKNND; encoded by the coding sequence ATGCGAGAAAGTATTTCACAACAGCTATCTCGTCAACGTGAACAGTTTGCTATTAGCTGTTCTCGTTTAGAAAGCGTGAGCCCTCTCGCAACACTTTCTCGCGGTTACACTATTAGTGAGACAGCGTCTGGAGAAGTGCTGAAAAACACCAAACAAGTGAAAGTGGGCGATCCATTAAAAACACGTGTTGAAGATGGTTGGATCACCAGTGAAGTAGTGAAAAAACAAAAGATAAGAGCAAAACGCAAAACAACTGCTAAAAATAACGATTAA
- the guaB_2 gene encoding inosine 5'-monophosphate dehydrogenase, which translates to MKSGVVTDPITVTPETSLREVQAMTERNGFAGYPVVTNDNELVRYYYWS; encoded by the coding sequence ATGAAAAGTGGTGTGGTCACTGATCCTATCACCGTAACACCAGAAACTTCTTTACGCGAAGTTCAAGCAATGACAGAACGCAATGGCTTTGCAGGTTACCCTGTTGTCACTAATGATAACGAATTAGTCCGGTATTATTACTGGTCGTGA
- the xseA_3 gene encoding exodeoxyribonuclease VII large subunit, with protein MTLPINNNIFTVSRLNKTVRQLLEMEMGRIWISAEISNFTQPSSGHWYFTLKDTHAQIRAAMFRGQNSKVNFRPQHGQQVLVRATITLYEPRGDYQLIVESMQPAGDGLLQQQFELLKQKLSAEGLFDAIHKKTLPSPAKQIGIITSSTGAALHDILNILRRRDPSLPVLIYPTAVQGAEAPMQIVHAIELAKPS; from the coding sequence ATGACACTACCGATAAACAATAATATTTTTACTGTTAGCCGTCTAAATAAGACCGTTCGCCAGTTATTAGAAATGGAAATGGGTCGCATTTGGATCAGCGCTGAAATTTCCAATTTTACTCAACCCTCTTCTGGACACTGGTATTTTACGTTAAAAGATACTCATGCCCAAATTAGAGCGGCGATGTTTCGTGGTCAAAATAGCAAAGTAAATTTTCGTCCTCAACATGGTCAGCAAGTTTTAGTGCGTGCAACAATTACATTGTATGAACCACGAGGTGATTACCAATTGATTGTTGAAAGTATGCAACCTGCGGGTGACGGACTTTTACAACAACAATTTGAGCTGTTAAAACAGAAACTCAGCGCAGAAGGTTTATTTGATGCCATTCATAAAAAAACTCTGCCATCACCCGCCAAACAAATTGGTATTATCACGTCATCAACAGGTGCAGCACTACACGATATTTTAAATATTCTTCGTCGTCGTGATCCTTCTTTGCCTGTACTTATCTATCCAACCGCGGTGCAAGGTGCTGAAGCTCCTATGCAAATTGTTCATGCTATTGAACTGGCTAAACCATCGTAA
- the guaB_4 gene encoding inosine 5'-monophosphate dehydrogenase: MGVYALVLLVGAGAGNEERVAALVAAGVDVLLIDSSHGHSEGVLQRIRDTRALYPNLPIIGGNVATAEGALALADAGVSAVKVGIGPGSICTTRIVTGVGVPQITGYR; this comes from the coding sequence ATGGGCGTTTACGCGTTGGTGCTGCTTGTTGGTGCGGGAGCAGGTAATGAAGAGCGTGTGGCCGCATTAGTCGCGGCAGGTGTTGACGTTTTACTTATCGACTCATCACATGGCCATTCCGAAGGGGTATTACAACGTATTCGTGATACTCGTGCTTTATATCCTAACTTACCTATTATTGGTGGTAATGTTGCAACAGCAGAAGGTGCTTTAGCACTGGCAGATGCTGGTGTTAGCGCAGTTAAAGTAGGTATCGGCCCTGGTTCAATTTGTACAACACGTATCGTAACAGGTGTTGGTGTACCACAAATTACCGGCTATCGCTGA
- a CDS encoding TonB-dependent receptor — protein MKFTRKILSTLILFSGVNHLAIASETDKAVQFSSLKVSSAQKETPEQKALGKPGAYSSIGEINNLESVEQALRATPGTYTQMDVSQPGVSVNIRGLSGFGRVNMMVDGVTQTTYSTSPSQISHGGQPYNQFNSMLDPNFIVQVDISRGQQDGENSINALAGSANFKTIGIEDILFKGNSWGVRSKAAGGTNGLGYNGMVAFAGQRSLFNDNGTAGAMIALSGHKIEPSYKNGAGFNSEEFATNKHFNQKPHSELAKINIKPNDTHELELSGRFYNNNFNRRKIDAKDYYAKYRYTPLNDLFDSEVRLSHSQASQKFEGDSLMSLRNANAKNISDSLVVKNTSRFNYGEMDMALTLGSKLMSTEYKRSVIAPSTDPWQANNMVENNAFAPQGKNDLTSFFSQMKFEYDIYTLDLNLNYVDYHIKGRKPACDPTAACFPEGEMNVNRHDRNWDPGMLLSAEIIPEFQPFISYAHTMRAPTSQEIFFANEGGASMNPFLKSEKADTVQIGFNSYRPDLIIEGDSLRFKGLWYHTKIKDYISSDSYFVCKGGVRCKNDGSLTYEDYAGIEYDGNIFLYTNSLEPVTLRGYELQANYDAGVFYTNLSYSDQRTSQPTSIASTDFGQTPASELPKYYASIDTGVRFFNDQSLELGTVIQITGKSRKSSPEGVDFDTGKVPMVQQDNIPTVIDLYSNYKINKNISLKFAVHNLMNKNYSNALDRSNSSPIMQDSSANTQTARGRSYLFAGEVRF, from the coding sequence ATGAAATTTACAAGGAAAATACTTAGCACTCTTATTTTATTTTCGGGTGTTAATCATCTTGCCATCGCATCAGAAACTGATAAAGCGGTTCAATTTAGTAGCTTAAAAGTTTCATCAGCACAAAAAGAGACACCAGAACAAAAAGCATTGGGAAAACCGGGTGCTTATAGTTCTATTGGCGAAATTAATAATCTTGAATCTGTTGAACAAGCATTACGAGCAACGCCGGGCACGTATACTCAAATGGATGTAAGCCAACCTGGTGTGAGTGTTAATATTCGCGGACTTAGTGGTTTTGGGCGTGTTAATATGATGGTAGATGGTGTTACGCAAACAACATATAGCACATCCCCTAGCCAAATTAGTCATGGTGGCCAGCCATATAATCAATTTAATAGTATGCTTGATCCAAACTTTATTGTTCAAGTTGATATTTCTCGAGGTCAACAAGATGGTGAAAATAGTATCAATGCCTTAGCAGGTAGCGCTAATTTTAAAACTATTGGCATCGAAGATATTTTATTTAAAGGAAATTCATGGGGAGTAAGAAGTAAAGCAGCTGGTGGTACTAATGGGTTAGGTTATAACGGTATGGTCGCTTTTGCAGGACAACGTTCATTATTTAATGATAATGGTACAGCTGGTGCAATGATTGCATTAAGTGGGCACAAAATAGAACCTTCTTATAAAAATGGTGCCGGTTTTAATAGTGAAGAATTTGCGACTAATAAACATTTTAATCAAAAACCCCATTCAGAATTAGCAAAAATTAATATTAAACCAAATGATACTCATGAATTAGAATTAAGTGGTCGATTTTATAATAATAATTTTAATCGACGTAAAATTGATGCTAAAGATTATTATGCAAAATATCGCTATACACCATTAAATGATCTTTTTGACAGTGAAGTTCGTTTGAGTCACAGCCAAGCGTCTCAAAAATTTGAAGGCGATTCTTTAATGAGTTTACGTAATGCAAATGCAAAAAATATCTCAGATTCTCTTGTTGTTAAAAATACCAGTCGTTTTAATTATGGTGAAATGGATATGGCATTAACACTTGGTTCTAAATTAATGTCAACAGAATACAAACGTAGTGTTATTGCGCCTTCAACGGATCCATGGCAAGCAAATAATATGGTTGAAAATAATGCGTTTGCACCTCAAGGAAAAAATGATTTAACCAGTTTCTTCTCACAAATGAAATTTGAATACGATATTTATACGTTAGATCTTAATTTAAATTATGTGGATTATCATATTAAAGGGCGTAAACCTGCTTGTGATCCAACTGCTGCCTGTTTCCCAGAAGGCGAAATGAATGTTAATCGTCATGATAGAAATTGGGATCCTGGAATGTTACTTTCCGCTGAAATTATTCCTGAATTTCAGCCATTTATCAGCTATGCACATACAATGAGAGCACCTACTTCACAAGAGATCTTCTTTGCTAATGAAGGTGGTGCTTCAATGAATCCATTTTTAAAAAGTGAAAAAGCTGATACCGTTCAAATTGGTTTCAATAGCTACCGCCCAGATTTAATTATTGAAGGCGACAGCTTACGATTTAAAGGATTGTGGTATCACACAAAAATTAAAGATTACATCTCTAGTGACTCTTATTTTGTTTGTAAAGGTGGTGTACGTTGTAAAAATGACGGTTCTTTAACGTATGAGGATTACGCGGGAATTGAATATGATGGCAATATTTTCCTCTACACCAATAGCCTTGAACCTGTAACTTTACGTGGTTATGAACTCCAAGCAAATTATGATGCAGGGGTATTTTACACAAACCTTTCTTATAGCGATCAGCGCACATCTCAACCAACTTCGATAGCCAGTACAGACTTTGGGCAAACACCTGCTTCTGAATTACCTAAATATTATGCCTCTATTGATACTGGTGTCCGCTTCTTTAATGACCAGTCATTAGAACTAGGTACTGTGATCCAAATCACAGGAAAATCACGTAAATCTTCACCTGAAGGTGTTGATTTTGATACGGGTAAAGTCCCTATGGTGCAACAAGATAATATCCCAACGGTTATTGATCTTTATAGTAATTACAAAATTAATAAGAATATTTCTTTGAAATTTGCAGTGCATAACTTAATGAATAAAAACTATTCTAATGCACTTGATAGAAGTAATTCATCACCAATTATGCAAGATTCGAGTGCTAATACACAAACAGCTCGCGGTAGAAGTTATCTTTTTGCAGGGGAAGTGCGTTTTTAA